The Triticum aestivum cultivar Chinese Spring chromosome 3A, IWGSC CS RefSeq v2.1, whole genome shotgun sequence genome includes a region encoding these proteins:
- the LOC123060446 gene encoding DDT domain-containing protein DDR4, which translates to MASPAKRPKHSSPGKRPEMPPPAEEGPAEDPRLLLRRRWEFASVLHFLQVFEPVIEANLGLSADEIETALIANNDDLARIHIALLKGIPPVNKKLKLNVDDGWVIATAKKLSDWWSWVAEGENPFEKNRGKEVETFKEQDPVSRLFILKALCEVRLEQDDAVCYITDEMKKGVSIGNFRKDKLGSASDGAIYWYVGDSTIGHRLYKEDVLVGFKNNWKGKDGRLTKPVTNIQWETVATNLDEFLEISEKLCSKGRSEATIGEHLKENIVPAVEKFQKKKERDLKRRQQKNERLERLAFANVFQTRSLRERKAVSYDYSDYDRRINEAIKATAKGKEADSGKEAAKKEKQVPRQADNRTDIGADIEHNEDREQEDAKEDLDDLSSGDDEVSDYDDKDDGSSSSDGDTDASDSHESNSDEEVIVPRKRTRLAARALASKQFRPGVRRSRRNMKGSDEEMVHPGEVTPEAMTKKTTRQRPTHISKQFSMSGSEDGSEEDHHSESAADSEEEPEDGSKDDHHSESSADSEEEPEDGSEEDHHSESAAESEEEPEDGSKDDHHSESAADSEEEPEDGSKDDDHHSESAADSEEESDSESS; encoded by the exons ATGGCCTCGCCGGCGAAGCGCCCGAAGCACTCGTCGCCGGGGAAGCGCCCGGAGATGCCGCCCCCTGCGGAGGAAGGCCCCGCGGAGGATCCCCgcctgctcctccgccgccgctggGAGTTCGCCTCCGTTCTCCACTTCCTCCAG GTCTTCGAGCCGGTGATCGAGGCGAACCTGGGGCTCTCGGCCGACGAGATCGAGACGGCGCTCATCGCCAACAACGACGACCTCGCTCGCATCCACATTGCCCTTTTGAAG GGAATACCACCAGTTAACAAAAAACTCAAACTCAATGTTGATGATGGATGGGTGATAGCAACTGCCAAGAAACTATCTGACTGGTGGTCATGG GTCGCTGAAGGGGAAAACCCATTCGAAAAAAATCGTGG TAAGGAAGTTGAGACGTTTAAGGAGCAGGATCCAGTGAGCCGTTTATTTATACTCAAAGCGCTTTGTGAAGTTCGCTTAGAG CAAGATGATGCAGTATGCTACATAACTGATGAAATGAAGAAAGGAGTTAGTATTGGCAACTTTAGGAAAGATAAGTTAGGGAGTGCTAGTGATGGGGCTATATACTG GTATGTTGGGGACTCAACTATTGGACATAGATTATACAAAGAAGATGTATTGGTTGGTTTTAAGAATAACTGGAAGGGGAAGGATGGCCGTTTGACAAAACCAGTTACCAATATTCAGTGGGAAACAGTTGCAACTAACCTTGATGAGTTTCTTGAGATATCA GAGAAGTTATGCAGCAAGGGTCGATCTGAAGCTACCATTGGGGAGCATCTTAAGGAAAATATTGTTCCAGCTGTGGAGAAGTTCCAGAAG AAGAAAGAGAGGGACTTGAAACGTCGGCAGCAGAAGAATGAGCGTTTGGAACGTTTAGCTTTTGCTAATGTTTTCCAAACCCGTTCATTGCGCGAACGTAAAGCTGTCAGCTACGATTACT CTGATTATGATCGTCGCATAAACGAGGCAATAAAAGCTACAGC GAAAGGAAAGGAAGCTGATTCAGGCAAGGAGGCGGCAAAAAAGGAAAAGCAAGTTCCTCGTCAGGCAGACAACAGAACTGATATAGGTGCTGACATCGAGCATAATGAAGACAGAGAACAGGAGGATGCCAAGGAGGACCTAGACGATCTTAGTTCTGGCGATGATGAAGTCTCAGACTATGATGACAAGGATGACGGCTCCTCCAGCAGCGATGGAGACACTGATGCTTCTGACTCCCACGAGAGCAACTCGGATGAGGAGGTTATTGTACCACGCAAGAGGACCCGCCTTGCTGCCCGGGCTCTTGCTAGCAAGCAGTTTCGACCAGGGGTTCGTCGGAGTCGAAGAAACATGAAAGGTTCTGATGAAGAGATGGTGCACCCAGGCGAGGTGACTCCTGAAGCTATGACAAAGAAAACAACGAGGCAAAGACCGACGCACATCTCCAAGCAGTTCTCTATGTCAGGCTCTGAAGATGGCTCTGAAGAAGATCATCATTCAGAGTCAGCTGCAGATTCCGAGGAGGAACCTGAAGATGGCTCCAAAGATGATCATCATTCAGAGTCATCTGCAGATTCTGAGGAGGAACCTGAAGATGGCTCCGAAGAAGATCATCATTCAGAGTCAGCTGCAGAATCTGAGGAGGAACCTGAAGATGGCTCCAAAGATGATCATCATTCAGAGTCAGCTGCAGATTCTGAGGAGGAACCTGAAGATGGCTCCAAAGATGATGATCATCATTCAGAGTCAGCTGCAGATTCCGAGGAGGAATCTGACTCTGAGTCGTCTTAG